A single Mustela lutreola isolate mMusLut2 chromosome X, mMusLut2.pri, whole genome shotgun sequence DNA region contains:
- the L1CAM gene encoding neural cell adhesion molecule L1 isoform X2, whose translation MAVSLRYLWPLLLCSPCLLIQIPDELMEPPVITEQSPRRLVVFPTDDISLKCEASGKPEVQFRWTRDGVHFKPKEEVGVTVHQAPHSGSFTITGNNSNFAQRFQGTYRCFASNKLGTAMSHEIQLMAEGAPKWPKETVKPVEVEEGESVVLPCHPPPSAEPLRIYWMNSKILHIKQDERVTMGQNGNLYFANVLTSDNHSDYICHAHFPGTRTIIQKEPIDLRVKATNSMIDRKPRLLFPTNSSSHLVALQGQPLVLECIAEGFPTPTIKWLRPSGPMPADRVAYQNHNKTLQLLNVAEEDDGEYRCLAENSLGSDRHTYYVTVEAAPYWLQKPQSRLYGPGETARLNCQVQGRPQPEVTWRINGIPVEELAKDQKYRIQRGALILSHVQPSDTMVTQCEARNRHGLLLANAYIYVVQLPAKILTPDNETYMAVEGSTAYLLCKAFGAPVPSVQWLDKEGKTVLRDERFFPYTNGTLGIRDLQANDTGHYFCQAANDQNNVTIVANLQVKDATQITRGPQSAIEKKGSKVTFTCQASFDPSLQHSITWRGDGRNLQESGDSDKYFIEEGRLVIHSLDYSDQGNYSCVAGTELDVVESRAQLLVVGSPGPVPQLELSDRHLLEQSQVRLSWRPAEDHNAPIEKYDIEFEDKEMAPQEWYSLGKVPGNQTSTTLKLSPYVRYSFRVTAINKYGPGEPSPASETVVTPEAAPEKNPVDVKGEGNETSNMVITWKPLRWMDWNAPQVQYRVQWRPQGTRGPWQEQIVSDPLLVVSNTSTFVPYEIKVQAVNSQGKGPEPQITIGYSGEDYPQASPELEGVKILNSSAVLVRWWPVDPAQVKGHLRGYNVTYWWEGSQRKHSKRHIHRGHVVVPANTTSAVLGGLRPYSSYHLEVQAFNGRGLGPASEMAFKTPEGVPGHPEALHLECQSDTSLLLHWQPPLSHNGVLTGYVLSYRPLDDGDKEQLSFDLPDPELRTHNLTNLSPHLRYRFRLQATTKEGPGEAIVREGGTMALSGTPDFGNISAMAGENYSVVSWVPKEGQCNFGFQIWFKALGDEKMSPHLPPQYVSYNQSSYTQWDLQPDTDYEIHLLKERVLLKMAVKTNGTGRVRLPPAGFATEGWFIGFISAIVLLLLVLLILCFIKRSKGGKYSVKDKEDTQVDSEARPMKDETFGEYSDNEEKAFGSSQPSLNGDIKPLGSDDSLADYGGSVDVQFNEDGSFIGQYSGKKEKEATGGNDSSGAASPVNPAGALE comes from the exons TGATGGAACCACCTGTCATCACGGAACAGTCTCCACGGCGCCTGGTTGTCTTCCCTACAGATGACATCAGCCTCAAGTGTGAGGCCAGCGGCAAACCTGAAGTGCA GTTCCGCTGGACTCGGGATGGCGTCCACTTCAAACCCAAGGAGGAAGTGGGTGTGACCGTGCACCAGGCACCACACTCTGGCTCCTTCACCATCACAGGCAACAACAGCAACTTTGCCCAGAGGTTCCAGGGCACCTACCGCTGCTTTGCCAGCAATAAGCTGGGCACAGCCATGTCCCATGAGATCCAGCTCATGGCTGAGG GTGCCCCCAAGTGGCCGAAAGAGACAGTGAAGCCTgtagaggtggaggagggggagtcGGTGGTCCTGCCTTGCCACCCTCCGCCCAGCGCCGAGCCGCTCCGAATCTACTGGATGAACAGCA AGATCTTGCACATCAAGCAGGACGAGCGGGTAACGATGGGTCAGAACGGCAATCTCTACTTTGCCAACGTCCTCACCTCCGACAACCACTCGGACTACATCTGCCACGCCCACTTCCCTGGCACCCGGACCATCATCCAGAAGGAACCCATTGACCTCCGGGTCAAGGCCA CCAACAGCATGATCGACAGGAAGCCGCGCCTGCTCTTCCCCACCAACTCCAGCAGCCATCTGGTGGCCTTGCAGGGGCAGCCGCTGGTCCTGGAGTGCATTGCCGAGGGCTT CCCTACGCCCACCATCAAGTGGCTACGCCCCAGTGGCCCCATGCCGGCTGACAGAGTTGCCTACCAGAACCACAACAAGACACTGCAGCTGCTAAACGTGGCCGAGGAGGACGACGGCGAGTACCGGTGCCTGGCCGAGAACTCGCTGGGCAGCGATCGGCACACCTACTACGTCACTGTGGAAG ctGCCCCCTACTGGCTGCAAAAGCCCCAGAGTCGTCTGTACGGGCCTGGCGAGACTGCCCGCCTAAACTGCCAGGTGCAGGGGAGGCCCCAGCCGGAGGTCACCTGGAGAATCAATGGCATTCCCGTGGAGG AGCTGGCTAAGGACCAGAAGTACCGAATCCAGCGTGGGGCCTTGATCCTGAGCCATGTGCAGCCCAGCGACACGATGGTGACGCAGTGCGAGGCCCGCAACCGGCACGGGCTCCTGCTGGCCAATGCCTACATCTATGTCGTTC AGCTTCCTGCCAAGATCCTGACCCCAGACAACGAGACGTACATGGCAGTCGAGGGCAGCACCGCCTATCTTCTGTGCAAGGCCTTTGGAGCCCCTGTGCCCAGTGTCCAGTG GCTGGACAAGGAAGGGAAGACCGTGCTGCGGGACGAACGTTTCTTCCCTTACACCAATGGGACCCTGGGCATCCGGGACCTCCAGGCCAATGACACTGGCCACTACTTCTGCCAGGCCGCCAATGACCAGAACAATGTGACCATTGTGGCTAACCTGCAGGTCAAAG ATGCCACTCAGATCACGCGGGGGCCGCAGAGTGCGATCGAGAAGAAAGGCTCCAAAGTGACTTTCACGTGCCAGGCCTCCTTTGACCCCTCCTTGCAGCACAGCATCACTTGGCGAGGGGACGGTCGAAACCTTCAGGAGTCTGGGGACAGTGACAA GTACTTCatagaggaggggcgcctggtcaTCCACAGCCTGGACTACAGTGACCAGGGCAACTACAGCTGTGTGGCCGGCACCGAGCTGGACGTGGTGGAGAGCCGGGCCCAGCTCCTGGTGGTGG GGAGCCCCGGGCCGGTGCCCCAGCTGGAGCTGTCCGACCGCCACCTGCTGGAACAGAGCCAGGTGCGCCTGTCTTGGAGACCCGCCGAAGACCATAACGCCCCCATCGAGA AGTATGACATTGAATTTGAAGACAAGGAGATGGCGCCTCAGGAATGGTACAGTCTGGGCAAGGTGCCGGGGAACCAGACCTCCACCACCCTCAAGCTCTCGCCCTACGTGCGCTACTCCTTCCGAGTTACTGCCATCAACAAGTACGGGCCTGgagagcccagcccagcctccgAGACCGTGGTCACACCTGAGGCAG CCCCGGAGAAGAACCCTGTGGACGTGAAGGGGGAAGGGAACGAGACCAGCAACATGGTCATCACTTGGAAG CCCCTTAGATGGATGGACTGGAATGCCCCCCAGGTTCAGTACCGTGTCCAGTGGCGCCCTCAGGGGACACGGGGTCCCTGGCAGGAACAGATCGTGAGCGACCCCTTGCTGGTTGTGTCCAACACGTCCACCTTTGTGCCTTATGAGATCAAAGTCCAGGCTGTCAACAGCCAGGGCAAGGGCCCTGAGCCGCAGATTACCATTGGCTACTCGGGGGAAGACT ACCCCCAGGCAAGCCCTGAGCTGGAAGGCGTCAAGATCCTCAACTCTAGCGCCGTGCTGGTCAGGTGGTGGCCGGTGGACCCCGCCCAGGTCAAGGGCCACCTCCGAGGATACAAT GTGACGTACTGGTGGGAGGGCAGTCAGAGGAAGCACAGCAAGAGGCATATCCACAGAGGCCACGTGGTGGTGCCCGCTAACACCACCAGTGCCGTCCTGGGAGGCCTGCGGCCCTACAGCTCCTACCATCTGGAAGTGCAGGCCTTCAATGGCCGGGGACTGGGGCCCGCCAGCGAGATGGCCTTCAAGACCCCCGAGGGAG TGCCAGGCCACCCTGAGGCGCTGCATCTGGAGTGCCAGTCGGACACCAGCCTCCTGCTGCACTGGCAGCCGCCACTCAGCCACAACGGCGTGCTCACCGGCTACGTGCTCTCCTATCGCCCTT tGGACGACGGGGACAAGGAGCAGCTGTCCTTTGACCTTCCGGACCCCGAGCTGCGGACACACAACCTGACCAACCTCAGCCCGCACCTGCGGTACCGCTTCCGGCTGCAGGCCACCACCAAGGAGGGCCCCGGGGAGGCCATCGTGCGGGAGGGAGGCACCATGGCCTTATCCG GGACCCCGGATTTTGGCAACATCTCGGCCATGGCCGGCGAGAATTACAGCGTGGTCTCCTGGGTCCCCAAGGAGGGCCAGTGCAACTTTGGGTTCCAGATCTGGTTCAAAGCCCTGGGGG ACGAGAAGATGAGCCCCCATCTGCCCCCGCAGTACGTCAGCTACAACCAGAGCTCCTACACACAGTGGGACCTGCAGCCCGACACCGACTACGAGATCCACCTGCTCAAGGAGAGGGTGCTCCTTAAGATGGCTGTGAAAACCAACGGCACCG gccGTGTGAGACTCCCTCCCGCTGGTTTCGCCACTGAGGGCTGGTTCATCGGCTTCATCAGCGCCATCGTCCTCCTGCTTCTCGTCTTGCTCATCCTCTGCTTTATCAAGCGCAGCAAAGGCGGCAAGTACTCCG tGAAGGACAAGGAGGACACCCAGGTGGACTCCGAGGCCCGGCCAATGAAGGACGAGACCTTTGGCGAGTACAG
- the L1CAM gene encoding neural cell adhesion molecule L1 isoform X3 yields MAVSLRYLWPLLLCSPCLLIQIPDEYEGYRVMEPPVITEQSPRRLVVFPTDDISLKCEASGKPEVQFRWTRDGVHFKPKEEVGVTVHQAPHSGSFTITGAPKWPKETVKPVEVEEGESVVLPCHPPPSAEPLRIYWMNSKILHIKQDERVTMGQNGNLYFANVLTSDNHSDYICHAHFPGTRTIIQKEPIDLRVKATNSMIDRKPRLLFPTNSSSHLVALQGQPLVLECIAEGFPTPTIKWLRPSGPMPADRVAYQNHNKTLQLLNVAEEDDGEYRCLAENSLGSDRHTYYVTVEAAPYWLQKPQSRLYGPGETARLNCQVQGRPQPEVTWRINGIPVEELAKDQKYRIQRGALILSHVQPSDTMVTQCEARNRHGLLLANAYIYVVQLPAKILTPDNETYMAVEGSTAYLLCKAFGAPVPSVQWLDKEGKTVLRDERFFPYTNGTLGIRDLQANDTGHYFCQAANDQNNVTIVANLQVKDATQITRGPQSAIEKKGSKVTFTCQASFDPSLQHSITWRGDGRNLQESGDSDKYFIEEGRLVIHSLDYSDQGNYSCVAGTELDVVESRAQLLVVGSPGPVPQLELSDRHLLEQSQVRLSWRPAEDHNAPIEKYDIEFEDKEMAPQEWYSLGKVPGNQTSTTLKLSPYVRYSFRVTAINKYGPGEPSPASETVVTPEAAPEKNPVDVKGEGNETSNMVITWKPLRWMDWNAPQVQYRVQWRPQGTRGPWQEQIVSDPLLVVSNTSTFVPYEIKVQAVNSQGKGPEPQITIGYSGEDYPQASPELEGVKILNSSAVLVRWWPVDPAQVKGHLRGYNVTYWWEGSQRKHSKRHIHRGHVVVPANTTSAVLGGLRPYSSYHLEVQAFNGRGLGPASEMAFKTPEGVPGHPEALHLECQSDTSLLLHWQPPLSHNGVLTGYVLSYRPLDDGDKEQLSFDLPDPELRTHNLTNLSPHLRYRFRLQATTKEGPGEAIVREGGTMALSGTPDFGNISAMAGENYSVVSWVPKEGQCNFGFQIWFKALGDEKMSPHLPPQYVSYNQSSYTQWDLQPDTDYEIHLLKERVLLKMAVKTNGTGRVRLPPAGFATEGWFIGFISAIVLLLLVLLILCFIKRSKGGKYSVKDKEDTQVDSEARPMKDETFGEYSDNEEKAFGSSQPSLNGDIKPLGSDDSLADYGGSVDVQFNEDGSFIGQYSGKKEKEATGGNDSSGAASPVNPAGALE; encoded by the exons ATGAAGGATACCGGG TGATGGAACCACCTGTCATCACGGAACAGTCTCCACGGCGCCTGGTTGTCTTCCCTACAGATGACATCAGCCTCAAGTGTGAGGCCAGCGGCAAACCTGAAGTGCA GTTCCGCTGGACTCGGGATGGCGTCCACTTCAAACCCAAGGAGGAAGTGGGTGTGACCGTGCACCAGGCACCACACTCTGGCTCCTTCACCATCACAG GTGCCCCCAAGTGGCCGAAAGAGACAGTGAAGCCTgtagaggtggaggagggggagtcGGTGGTCCTGCCTTGCCACCCTCCGCCCAGCGCCGAGCCGCTCCGAATCTACTGGATGAACAGCA AGATCTTGCACATCAAGCAGGACGAGCGGGTAACGATGGGTCAGAACGGCAATCTCTACTTTGCCAACGTCCTCACCTCCGACAACCACTCGGACTACATCTGCCACGCCCACTTCCCTGGCACCCGGACCATCATCCAGAAGGAACCCATTGACCTCCGGGTCAAGGCCA CCAACAGCATGATCGACAGGAAGCCGCGCCTGCTCTTCCCCACCAACTCCAGCAGCCATCTGGTGGCCTTGCAGGGGCAGCCGCTGGTCCTGGAGTGCATTGCCGAGGGCTT CCCTACGCCCACCATCAAGTGGCTACGCCCCAGTGGCCCCATGCCGGCTGACAGAGTTGCCTACCAGAACCACAACAAGACACTGCAGCTGCTAAACGTGGCCGAGGAGGACGACGGCGAGTACCGGTGCCTGGCCGAGAACTCGCTGGGCAGCGATCGGCACACCTACTACGTCACTGTGGAAG ctGCCCCCTACTGGCTGCAAAAGCCCCAGAGTCGTCTGTACGGGCCTGGCGAGACTGCCCGCCTAAACTGCCAGGTGCAGGGGAGGCCCCAGCCGGAGGTCACCTGGAGAATCAATGGCATTCCCGTGGAGG AGCTGGCTAAGGACCAGAAGTACCGAATCCAGCGTGGGGCCTTGATCCTGAGCCATGTGCAGCCCAGCGACACGATGGTGACGCAGTGCGAGGCCCGCAACCGGCACGGGCTCCTGCTGGCCAATGCCTACATCTATGTCGTTC AGCTTCCTGCCAAGATCCTGACCCCAGACAACGAGACGTACATGGCAGTCGAGGGCAGCACCGCCTATCTTCTGTGCAAGGCCTTTGGAGCCCCTGTGCCCAGTGTCCAGTG GCTGGACAAGGAAGGGAAGACCGTGCTGCGGGACGAACGTTTCTTCCCTTACACCAATGGGACCCTGGGCATCCGGGACCTCCAGGCCAATGACACTGGCCACTACTTCTGCCAGGCCGCCAATGACCAGAACAATGTGACCATTGTGGCTAACCTGCAGGTCAAAG ATGCCACTCAGATCACGCGGGGGCCGCAGAGTGCGATCGAGAAGAAAGGCTCCAAAGTGACTTTCACGTGCCAGGCCTCCTTTGACCCCTCCTTGCAGCACAGCATCACTTGGCGAGGGGACGGTCGAAACCTTCAGGAGTCTGGGGACAGTGACAA GTACTTCatagaggaggggcgcctggtcaTCCACAGCCTGGACTACAGTGACCAGGGCAACTACAGCTGTGTGGCCGGCACCGAGCTGGACGTGGTGGAGAGCCGGGCCCAGCTCCTGGTGGTGG GGAGCCCCGGGCCGGTGCCCCAGCTGGAGCTGTCCGACCGCCACCTGCTGGAACAGAGCCAGGTGCGCCTGTCTTGGAGACCCGCCGAAGACCATAACGCCCCCATCGAGA AGTATGACATTGAATTTGAAGACAAGGAGATGGCGCCTCAGGAATGGTACAGTCTGGGCAAGGTGCCGGGGAACCAGACCTCCACCACCCTCAAGCTCTCGCCCTACGTGCGCTACTCCTTCCGAGTTACTGCCATCAACAAGTACGGGCCTGgagagcccagcccagcctccgAGACCGTGGTCACACCTGAGGCAG CCCCGGAGAAGAACCCTGTGGACGTGAAGGGGGAAGGGAACGAGACCAGCAACATGGTCATCACTTGGAAG CCCCTTAGATGGATGGACTGGAATGCCCCCCAGGTTCAGTACCGTGTCCAGTGGCGCCCTCAGGGGACACGGGGTCCCTGGCAGGAACAGATCGTGAGCGACCCCTTGCTGGTTGTGTCCAACACGTCCACCTTTGTGCCTTATGAGATCAAAGTCCAGGCTGTCAACAGCCAGGGCAAGGGCCCTGAGCCGCAGATTACCATTGGCTACTCGGGGGAAGACT ACCCCCAGGCAAGCCCTGAGCTGGAAGGCGTCAAGATCCTCAACTCTAGCGCCGTGCTGGTCAGGTGGTGGCCGGTGGACCCCGCCCAGGTCAAGGGCCACCTCCGAGGATACAAT GTGACGTACTGGTGGGAGGGCAGTCAGAGGAAGCACAGCAAGAGGCATATCCACAGAGGCCACGTGGTGGTGCCCGCTAACACCACCAGTGCCGTCCTGGGAGGCCTGCGGCCCTACAGCTCCTACCATCTGGAAGTGCAGGCCTTCAATGGCCGGGGACTGGGGCCCGCCAGCGAGATGGCCTTCAAGACCCCCGAGGGAG TGCCAGGCCACCCTGAGGCGCTGCATCTGGAGTGCCAGTCGGACACCAGCCTCCTGCTGCACTGGCAGCCGCCACTCAGCCACAACGGCGTGCTCACCGGCTACGTGCTCTCCTATCGCCCTT tGGACGACGGGGACAAGGAGCAGCTGTCCTTTGACCTTCCGGACCCCGAGCTGCGGACACACAACCTGACCAACCTCAGCCCGCACCTGCGGTACCGCTTCCGGCTGCAGGCCACCACCAAGGAGGGCCCCGGGGAGGCCATCGTGCGGGAGGGAGGCACCATGGCCTTATCCG GGACCCCGGATTTTGGCAACATCTCGGCCATGGCCGGCGAGAATTACAGCGTGGTCTCCTGGGTCCCCAAGGAGGGCCAGTGCAACTTTGGGTTCCAGATCTGGTTCAAAGCCCTGGGGG ACGAGAAGATGAGCCCCCATCTGCCCCCGCAGTACGTCAGCTACAACCAGAGCTCCTACACACAGTGGGACCTGCAGCCCGACACCGACTACGAGATCCACCTGCTCAAGGAGAGGGTGCTCCTTAAGATGGCTGTGAAAACCAACGGCACCG gccGTGTGAGACTCCCTCCCGCTGGTTTCGCCACTGAGGGCTGGTTCATCGGCTTCATCAGCGCCATCGTCCTCCTGCTTCTCGTCTTGCTCATCCTCTGCTTTATCAAGCGCAGCAAAGGCGGCAAGTACTCCG tGAAGGACAAGGAGGACACCCAGGTGGACTCCGAGGCCCGGCCAATGAAGGACGAGACCTTTGGCGAGTACAG
- the L1CAM gene encoding neural cell adhesion molecule L1 isoform X1 gives MAVSLRYLWPLLLCSPCLLIQIPDEYEGYRVMEPPVITEQSPRRLVVFPTDDISLKCEASGKPEVQFRWTRDGVHFKPKEEVGVTVHQAPHSGSFTITGNNSNFAQRFQGTYRCFASNKLGTAMSHEIQLMAEGAPKWPKETVKPVEVEEGESVVLPCHPPPSAEPLRIYWMNSKILHIKQDERVTMGQNGNLYFANVLTSDNHSDYICHAHFPGTRTIIQKEPIDLRVKATNSMIDRKPRLLFPTNSSSHLVALQGQPLVLECIAEGFPTPTIKWLRPSGPMPADRVAYQNHNKTLQLLNVAEEDDGEYRCLAENSLGSDRHTYYVTVEAAPYWLQKPQSRLYGPGETARLNCQVQGRPQPEVTWRINGIPVEELAKDQKYRIQRGALILSHVQPSDTMVTQCEARNRHGLLLANAYIYVVQLPAKILTPDNETYMAVEGSTAYLLCKAFGAPVPSVQWLDKEGKTVLRDERFFPYTNGTLGIRDLQANDTGHYFCQAANDQNNVTIVANLQVKDATQITRGPQSAIEKKGSKVTFTCQASFDPSLQHSITWRGDGRNLQESGDSDKYFIEEGRLVIHSLDYSDQGNYSCVAGTELDVVESRAQLLVVGSPGPVPQLELSDRHLLEQSQVRLSWRPAEDHNAPIEKYDIEFEDKEMAPQEWYSLGKVPGNQTSTTLKLSPYVRYSFRVTAINKYGPGEPSPASETVVTPEAAPEKNPVDVKGEGNETSNMVITWKPLRWMDWNAPQVQYRVQWRPQGTRGPWQEQIVSDPLLVVSNTSTFVPYEIKVQAVNSQGKGPEPQITIGYSGEDYPQASPELEGVKILNSSAVLVRWWPVDPAQVKGHLRGYNVTYWWEGSQRKHSKRHIHRGHVVVPANTTSAVLGGLRPYSSYHLEVQAFNGRGLGPASEMAFKTPEGVPGHPEALHLECQSDTSLLLHWQPPLSHNGVLTGYVLSYRPLDDGDKEQLSFDLPDPELRTHNLTNLSPHLRYRFRLQATTKEGPGEAIVREGGTMALSGTPDFGNISAMAGENYSVVSWVPKEGQCNFGFQIWFKALGDEKMSPHLPPQYVSYNQSSYTQWDLQPDTDYEIHLLKERVLLKMAVKTNGTGRVRLPPAGFATEGWFIGFISAIVLLLLVLLILCFIKRSKGGKYSVKDKEDTQVDSEARPMKDETFGEYSDNEEKAFGSSQPSLNGDIKPLGSDDSLADYGGSVDVQFNEDGSFIGQYSGKKEKEATGGNDSSGAASPVNPAGALE, from the exons ATGAAGGATACCGGG TGATGGAACCACCTGTCATCACGGAACAGTCTCCACGGCGCCTGGTTGTCTTCCCTACAGATGACATCAGCCTCAAGTGTGAGGCCAGCGGCAAACCTGAAGTGCA GTTCCGCTGGACTCGGGATGGCGTCCACTTCAAACCCAAGGAGGAAGTGGGTGTGACCGTGCACCAGGCACCACACTCTGGCTCCTTCACCATCACAGGCAACAACAGCAACTTTGCCCAGAGGTTCCAGGGCACCTACCGCTGCTTTGCCAGCAATAAGCTGGGCACAGCCATGTCCCATGAGATCCAGCTCATGGCTGAGG GTGCCCCCAAGTGGCCGAAAGAGACAGTGAAGCCTgtagaggtggaggagggggagtcGGTGGTCCTGCCTTGCCACCCTCCGCCCAGCGCCGAGCCGCTCCGAATCTACTGGATGAACAGCA AGATCTTGCACATCAAGCAGGACGAGCGGGTAACGATGGGTCAGAACGGCAATCTCTACTTTGCCAACGTCCTCACCTCCGACAACCACTCGGACTACATCTGCCACGCCCACTTCCCTGGCACCCGGACCATCATCCAGAAGGAACCCATTGACCTCCGGGTCAAGGCCA CCAACAGCATGATCGACAGGAAGCCGCGCCTGCTCTTCCCCACCAACTCCAGCAGCCATCTGGTGGCCTTGCAGGGGCAGCCGCTGGTCCTGGAGTGCATTGCCGAGGGCTT CCCTACGCCCACCATCAAGTGGCTACGCCCCAGTGGCCCCATGCCGGCTGACAGAGTTGCCTACCAGAACCACAACAAGACACTGCAGCTGCTAAACGTGGCCGAGGAGGACGACGGCGAGTACCGGTGCCTGGCCGAGAACTCGCTGGGCAGCGATCGGCACACCTACTACGTCACTGTGGAAG ctGCCCCCTACTGGCTGCAAAAGCCCCAGAGTCGTCTGTACGGGCCTGGCGAGACTGCCCGCCTAAACTGCCAGGTGCAGGGGAGGCCCCAGCCGGAGGTCACCTGGAGAATCAATGGCATTCCCGTGGAGG AGCTGGCTAAGGACCAGAAGTACCGAATCCAGCGTGGGGCCTTGATCCTGAGCCATGTGCAGCCCAGCGACACGATGGTGACGCAGTGCGAGGCCCGCAACCGGCACGGGCTCCTGCTGGCCAATGCCTACATCTATGTCGTTC AGCTTCCTGCCAAGATCCTGACCCCAGACAACGAGACGTACATGGCAGTCGAGGGCAGCACCGCCTATCTTCTGTGCAAGGCCTTTGGAGCCCCTGTGCCCAGTGTCCAGTG GCTGGACAAGGAAGGGAAGACCGTGCTGCGGGACGAACGTTTCTTCCCTTACACCAATGGGACCCTGGGCATCCGGGACCTCCAGGCCAATGACACTGGCCACTACTTCTGCCAGGCCGCCAATGACCAGAACAATGTGACCATTGTGGCTAACCTGCAGGTCAAAG ATGCCACTCAGATCACGCGGGGGCCGCAGAGTGCGATCGAGAAGAAAGGCTCCAAAGTGACTTTCACGTGCCAGGCCTCCTTTGACCCCTCCTTGCAGCACAGCATCACTTGGCGAGGGGACGGTCGAAACCTTCAGGAGTCTGGGGACAGTGACAA GTACTTCatagaggaggggcgcctggtcaTCCACAGCCTGGACTACAGTGACCAGGGCAACTACAGCTGTGTGGCCGGCACCGAGCTGGACGTGGTGGAGAGCCGGGCCCAGCTCCTGGTGGTGG GGAGCCCCGGGCCGGTGCCCCAGCTGGAGCTGTCCGACCGCCACCTGCTGGAACAGAGCCAGGTGCGCCTGTCTTGGAGACCCGCCGAAGACCATAACGCCCCCATCGAGA AGTATGACATTGAATTTGAAGACAAGGAGATGGCGCCTCAGGAATGGTACAGTCTGGGCAAGGTGCCGGGGAACCAGACCTCCACCACCCTCAAGCTCTCGCCCTACGTGCGCTACTCCTTCCGAGTTACTGCCATCAACAAGTACGGGCCTGgagagcccagcccagcctccgAGACCGTGGTCACACCTGAGGCAG CCCCGGAGAAGAACCCTGTGGACGTGAAGGGGGAAGGGAACGAGACCAGCAACATGGTCATCACTTGGAAG CCCCTTAGATGGATGGACTGGAATGCCCCCCAGGTTCAGTACCGTGTCCAGTGGCGCCCTCAGGGGACACGGGGTCCCTGGCAGGAACAGATCGTGAGCGACCCCTTGCTGGTTGTGTCCAACACGTCCACCTTTGTGCCTTATGAGATCAAAGTCCAGGCTGTCAACAGCCAGGGCAAGGGCCCTGAGCCGCAGATTACCATTGGCTACTCGGGGGAAGACT ACCCCCAGGCAAGCCCTGAGCTGGAAGGCGTCAAGATCCTCAACTCTAGCGCCGTGCTGGTCAGGTGGTGGCCGGTGGACCCCGCCCAGGTCAAGGGCCACCTCCGAGGATACAAT GTGACGTACTGGTGGGAGGGCAGTCAGAGGAAGCACAGCAAGAGGCATATCCACAGAGGCCACGTGGTGGTGCCCGCTAACACCACCAGTGCCGTCCTGGGAGGCCTGCGGCCCTACAGCTCCTACCATCTGGAAGTGCAGGCCTTCAATGGCCGGGGACTGGGGCCCGCCAGCGAGATGGCCTTCAAGACCCCCGAGGGAG TGCCAGGCCACCCTGAGGCGCTGCATCTGGAGTGCCAGTCGGACACCAGCCTCCTGCTGCACTGGCAGCCGCCACTCAGCCACAACGGCGTGCTCACCGGCTACGTGCTCTCCTATCGCCCTT tGGACGACGGGGACAAGGAGCAGCTGTCCTTTGACCTTCCGGACCCCGAGCTGCGGACACACAACCTGACCAACCTCAGCCCGCACCTGCGGTACCGCTTCCGGCTGCAGGCCACCACCAAGGAGGGCCCCGGGGAGGCCATCGTGCGGGAGGGAGGCACCATGGCCTTATCCG GGACCCCGGATTTTGGCAACATCTCGGCCATGGCCGGCGAGAATTACAGCGTGGTCTCCTGGGTCCCCAAGGAGGGCCAGTGCAACTTTGGGTTCCAGATCTGGTTCAAAGCCCTGGGGG ACGAGAAGATGAGCCCCCATCTGCCCCCGCAGTACGTCAGCTACAACCAGAGCTCCTACACACAGTGGGACCTGCAGCCCGACACCGACTACGAGATCCACCTGCTCAAGGAGAGGGTGCTCCTTAAGATGGCTGTGAAAACCAACGGCACCG gccGTGTGAGACTCCCTCCCGCTGGTTTCGCCACTGAGGGCTGGTTCATCGGCTTCATCAGCGCCATCGTCCTCCTGCTTCTCGTCTTGCTCATCCTCTGCTTTATCAAGCGCAGCAAAGGCGGCAAGTACTCCG tGAAGGACAAGGAGGACACCCAGGTGGACTCCGAGGCCCGGCCAATGAAGGACGAGACCTTTGGCGAGTACAG